The Marinilabiliales bacterium sequence TGCCAGTGCGCCTCCAATAATCACGAACTGCATCGGCCATGACATAGACAGCATTATAGGTAGCGGCAGGGGAAAGTTTTCCTGTCGAAGTTTTAATGAAATCGGCACCTGAATACAAGGCAAGCAGACTGGCATTTCTTATATCAGTCATATTTTCAAGAAGTCCGGTTTCAAGTATTACTTTAAGATGAGCACTACCTGCAGCCCGCTTCAACTCAACGATCTCACCGGCCGCGCCGGCAAAATCGCCGGCAAGAAACCTGCCTGCAGGCATTACAACATCGATCTCGCCGGCGCCTGCTTCCACAGACATCCGGACCTCCATTATCTTTACCTGCTCAAAAGTCTGCGATGAGGGAAACCCGCCTGCGACTGACGCTATAGATACGCCTCCAACATTAAGATACTTTCTCGCAACATGCACAAGTGACGGCCATATACAGATCGCTGCTACCGGCGGAACATCATTGAAATGGAGACTAAACTCATTTACCTTGCGACAAATTTCAATTGTAGTCTCTTCATTATCACCTGTGTTAAGGCTGGTTAAATCGAGTAATCCAAATATTTTTTTCAGGTAATCTGTAGTAATATACTGACCGGAAGCATCTTTAATACTTTCAACTTCCCTGCCTATACGTTCATAATCGAGCTCCTTAAGGTGCTGTTCAAATATATTCTGCATATATACTTTTATTAATTAATTAAATAAACCCCTTCCCTATTTCTTTAATTTAACGTTCCTAACATTACCCCTTGCATATGAGGCGAATATTCCAATAAAACACAGGCCCGTAAAAAACCAGAATACAATTTTTACGCTGCTGAGAAATGCCCCGGAATTCTCCGCTGTTACAGGTTCACGACCTATGTATAATGCCAGAATGACCATTACTATACCCATGGAGAACATTTGTCCGAGCAATCGCATAGTGCCCATGGTGCCGGAGGCAATACCATAGTACCTGGAGTTTACAGAGCTCATAATCGCATTGCTGTTGGGTGATGAAAAAAGTCCGAAGCCGATGCCAAGCAAAACAAGGGTTGCTATTATTGACCCTATGCCCAAACTGCCCGTAAAACCAAGCAGGAACAGTCCCGCCGTGGTAACCGCCATGCCGGCTGTTGCAATAAGGCGGGGCTCCACACGGTCGGACAACCGGCCGGCAAGAGGAGAAACAACAGCCATAATAACCGGTTGCGAAACCAGGATAATACCTGCCCCGCTCGCAGAATACCCTTTTATATACTGCAGATAAAGGCTGAGTATAAATGCCACCGCAAATGTGGCGCTGTAATTTATCAGTGCGGCTGCATTGGACCAGGCAAATACAGGATTGCCCGAAAAAAGTCTCAGCTGCATAACCGGATACCTGGTATTTATTTCAACGAATACGAATATGACAATCCCGGCAATGCCGGCGCCCAGAAAGGCAAATCCGGCAATTGCAGGCAGGTTGCCAAGCCCATATATAAGTAAAAACAACGAAATGCCATATATTACAGAGCCCTTAAGATCGAATGGTTCGCCTGCTGCACCAATCCATTCACCCCTTATCCTGCTAACGAGGAAATATACACCAGTAATACCTGCCAGGGTAGTAAAAATGAATATGCTCCTCCATCCGAACTGTTCGGTCAGGATACCACCGGCAAACGGTCCTGCTGAAAGGCCAACATATACAGCAGCAATTGTAAGTCCGAATGCCCTGCCCCTCTCTTCAGCAGGGAAAACGGATGTGACTATGGCAACGCCTGTTGCAAACATCATGGCGCTTCCAATACCCTGAATGACCCTGACAAATAAAAGTACCCCTATTCCCGGCGATATCGCCGAACCCAGGGAAGCCACGGTAAAAATGACCATCCCCCAGAGAAAGATCATCCTCCTTCCATATATGTCGGCAATGCGTCCAAAAGGAACAAGAAACACTGCACTTGAAAGAAGATATGCCGTTGGTATCCAGCCAAGTAAAAGCGTGTCTGCATCGAACTCCCTGCCAATGGAGGGAAGAGCAAGGTTGAGCGCTGATCCCATAAAGGGGGTAAGGAAAGCGGAGATAACAGCTGCAAGCAGAATGGCGTTTTTGGATGACCCTTGATTATCAGAATTTCTGTCCATTTGGTATAGCCGATCCTTTTATTACTCCCTGTTTTTGGTATCAATAATGATGGTAACGGGTCCGCTGTTGACAAGTCTGATCTCCATCATGGCTCCAAAATCGCCGGTCATGATCTCTTTGCCTGTTTCTGTGCGAATGCTCCTGATAAATGATTGGTATAGCGGAACAGCTGTTTCGGGGGGTGCAGCACGAATATATGATGGCCTGTTGCCCTTTTTTGTCTTTGCATGAAGAGTGAACTGGCTGATGACCATTACCTCTCCCCCAGCCTGGTTGATATCCAAATTCATGACACCCTGTTCATCATCAAATATCCTGAGCGAGGCTGCTTTTTTCGCAAGCCATTTGGCATCTTCTTCTCCGTCTTCACGTTCTACTCCAAGTAATATCAACAATCCCTCACCTATTGAAGTCTTTATAGTATCATCTATACTTACCGAGGCTTCTTTCACCCTCTGAATAACTGCTCTCATGAAAACTGGTTTTTATGCTCTGCCATAAGCAGGAGCGGCAGCCAAATTAGCAAAAATTATTAACTTCGTGTTCTGACTGTAAGTACCCGTTTTAATAACCCATAAACCAGTATCATGCAAAAAATCATTCTTTCATTTCTGGTGCTTGTCATTCCCCTTGTTTCCAGTGCCGGCAGCATCCCGTTAACCTCATGGCTCATGGTTCAGGGGCCTGATCCTGAACTTCCGGCCTTCTCCGGCACAGAGAACATGGAGGGTAAAACCTTCGGGCATAATGAGCTTTTCAGTTTTAATCCACGTGATTTAAATGATCATTATCCTCAATACAACAAGGTGTTCATTGGTGAAGGACCCTCCGCAAAAAGATGGACAACAGGCCATGCAAACGACACCGGTTTTGTAGAGGCGGGAGTGCCCGGTACAGGCAGTGCATCGAATGCGTGGCTTGCAACCTACATCACTGTTGATCGATGGATGAAAGCGGAGCTGGAAATCCACAGCAGGCAGATGATGGAAGTATACCTTAACGGTAACCGACTGGGCTCCAAGAACACCCGTCAGAAACCGGATGCTGACCCTGCTAAATGGACTTCAGAGGTTGAGCTTACAAACGGTAAACACCTGCTGTTAATCAGAACATCCATTGCCGGTGATGATGAAAGTCCCTGGCTGTTGAGCGCCCGGGTCAACCTGCCTGAATATGCTCAGGAAAATGATCTTTACACTGACCTTACCCCCGGGCAGGGCAAAACCCTCAGCCACCTGCTTGACGGAGTAAAGACAGGCGGAGCGGCTATTTCATCCGGGGGGAAGTATTACACCATCAGCTTCAGCAGAACACTGCCGCCCTCCGACAGGTCGGAAAGGTGGACGGAGGTGAGAAGGGTCGGTGACGGACAAATGATGCACTCCTTCAGACATGCCAGTGTATCGTCATTTACCTGGACACCTGATGACAATATCATCTCGTATCGCACCAGCCGCGACGGAAAATCAACCATCTGGACCCACAACCTGGAAAGCGGTGAAATTATTCCGGTACTCGAAGATGTTGAAAATATGGGTTCGTTTTCATGGACCCCATGCGGTAATTATATCGTTTACAGCATCCGTGAGGAGGGTCCGGAAGAGGAAGGCAGCACAAAAAGAATTATCGGTATGCAGGACAGGATCCCCGGTTTCCGCAACCGTAATTTTCTCCACAGGGTTAATGTCTCCACAGGCATAAGGGAGCGGCTCACACACGGGTTCCTGACAACATCACTCCACGATATCAGTCCCTGTGGGAAATTGATCCTTTTCAGCCAGAGCCGTCCCGACTACCTGGAAAGGCCCTATTCAAAGCAGGACGTATTTATAATGGAAATGGATACACGCGAAACCGATACAATACTGCACAACAAAA is a genomic window containing:
- the deoC gene encoding deoxyribose-phosphate aldolase translates to MQNIFEQHLKELDYERIGREVESIKDASGQYITTDYLKKIFGLLDLTSLNTGDNEETTIEICRKVNEFSLHFNDVPPVAAICIWPSLVHVARKYLNVGGVSIASVAGGFPSSQTFEQVKIMEVRMSVEAGAGEIDVVMPAGRFLAGDFAGAAGEIVELKRAAGSAHLKVILETGLLENMTDIRNASLLALYSGADFIKTSTGKLSPAATYNAVYVMADAVRDYWRRTGRKVGIKPAGGIAEPFDAVVYSRVVASILGEEWVNRHLFRIGASRLANNILSAFLETGHGKTNEVNYF
- a CDS encoding MFS transporter, whose protein sequence is MDRNSDNQGSSKNAILLAAVISAFLTPFMGSALNLALPSIGREFDADTLLLGWIPTAYLLSSAVFLVPFGRIADIYGRRMIFLWGMVIFTVASLGSAISPGIGVLLFVRVIQGIGSAMMFATGVAIVTSVFPAEERGRAFGLTIAAVYVGLSAGPFAGGILTEQFGWRSIFIFTTLAGITGVYFLVSRIRGEWIGAAGEPFDLKGSVIYGISLFLLIYGLGNLPAIAGFAFLGAGIAGIVIFVFVEINTRYPVMQLRLFSGNPVFAWSNAAALINYSATFAVAFILSLYLQYIKGYSASGAGIILVSQPVIMAVVSPLAGRLSDRVEPRLIATAGMAVTTAGLFLLGFTGSLGIGSIIATLVLLGIGFGLFSSPNSNAIMSSVNSRYYGIASGTMGTMRLLGQMFSMGIVMVILALYIGREPVTAENSGAFLSSVKIVFWFFTGLCFIGIFASYARGNVRNVKLKK
- a CDS encoding D-tyrosyl-tRNA(Tyr) deacylase encodes the protein MRAVIQRVKEASVSIDDTIKTSIGEGLLILLGVEREDGEEDAKWLAKKAASLRIFDDEQGVMNLDINQAGGEVMVISQFTLHAKTKKGNRPSYIRAAPPETAVPLYQSFIRSIRTETGKEIMTGDFGAMMEIRLVNSGPVTIIIDTKNRE